A single region of the Paramicrobacterium fandaimingii genome encodes:
- the rpsA gene encoding 30S ribosomal protein S1, translated as MTTATTAKQVAINDIGSAEDFLAAVEKTLKFFNDGDLIEGTVVKIDRDEVLLDVGYKTEGVIPSRELSIKHDVDPTEVVEVGDSVEALVLQKEDKEGRLILSKKRAQYERAWGDVEKIKESDGVVTGQVIEVVKGGLIVDIGLRGFLPASLIELRRVRDLTPYLGQELEAKILELDKNRNNVVLSRRALLEQTQSESRTSFLNNLHKGQVRKGIVSSIVNFGAFVDLGGVDGLVHVSELSWKHIEHASEVVEVGQEVTVEILEVDLDRERVSLSLKATQEDPWQVFARTHAIGQITPGKVTKLVPFGAFVRVADGIEGLVHISELSSKHVELADQVVSVNQEVFVKIIDIDLERRRISLSLKQANEGVDPEGTEFDPALYGMATEYDDEGNYKYPEGFDPETNEWREGFETQREKWEQDYAAAQGRWEAHKKQVAASLLEDAEVEAPEAAANYAADANSAGTLADDASLAALREKLSNTN; from the coding sequence ATGACAACCGCAACGACCGCCAAGCAGGTCGCTATCAACGACATCGGATCTGCTGAAGACTTCCTGGCAGCGGTCGAGAAGACACTGAAGTTCTTCAACGACGGAGACCTCATCGAGGGCACAGTCGTGAAGATCGACCGCGACGAGGTTCTCCTCGACGTCGGATACAAGACAGAGGGCGTCATTCCCTCTCGCGAACTTTCCATCAAGCACGATGTCGACCCCACCGAGGTCGTCGAGGTCGGCGACAGCGTTGAAGCGCTCGTTCTCCAGAAGGAGGACAAAGAGGGCCGCCTCATCCTGTCGAAGAAGCGCGCACAGTACGAGCGCGCCTGGGGCGATGTCGAGAAGATCAAGGAATCCGACGGCGTCGTGACCGGTCAGGTCATCGAGGTTGTCAAGGGCGGACTGATCGTCGACATCGGCCTCCGTGGCTTCCTCCCGGCCTCGCTCATCGAGCTTCGCCGTGTTCGCGACCTGACCCCGTACCTCGGGCAGGAGCTTGAGGCCAAGATCCTCGAGCTCGATAAGAACCGCAACAACGTCGTGCTGTCACGCCGCGCGCTGCTCGAGCAGACGCAGTCCGAGAGCCGCACGTCGTTCCTGAACAACCTCCACAAGGGCCAGGTTCGCAAGGGCATCGTCTCGTCGATCGTCAACTTCGGTGCGTTCGTCGACCTCGGTGGCGTTGACGGCCTCGTTCACGTTTCCGAACTCAGCTGGAAGCACATCGAGCACGCCTCAGAGGTTGTCGAGGTTGGCCAGGAGGTCACCGTTGAGATCCTCGAGGTCGATCTTGACCGCGAGCGCGTCTCGCTGTCGCTCAAGGCGACGCAGGAAGACCCGTGGCAGGTGTTCGCACGCACGCACGCGATCGGTCAGATCACGCCGGGCAAGGTCACCAAGCTCGTTCCCTTCGGCGCATTCGTTCGCGTTGCCGATGGCATCGAGGGTCTCGTTCACATCTCCGAGCTCAGCTCGAAGCACGTGGAACTCGCCGACCAGGTGGTTTCGGTCAACCAGGAAGTCTTCGTCAAGATCATCGACATCGATCTTGAGCGTCGCCGCATCTCGCTGAGCCTCAAGCAGGCAAACGAGGGCGTCGACCCCGAGGGCACCGAGTTCGACCCGGCCCTCTACGGCATGGCAACGGAGTACGACGACGAGGGGAACTACAAGTACCCCGAGGGCTTCGACCCCGAGACCAACGAGTGGCGCGAAGGCTTCGAGACTCAGCGCGAGAAGTGGGAGCAGGATTACGCTGCTGCCCAGGGACGCTGGGAAGCTCACAAGAAGCAGGTCGCGGCCTCGCTTCTCGAGGACGCAGAGGTCGAGGCGCCTGAAGCCGCAGCGAATTACGCAGCCGACGCGAACTCAGCGGGCACCCTCGCAGACGACGCATCACTCGCCGCGCTTCGCGAGAAGCTCTCGAACACCAACTGA